Part of the Perognathus longimembris pacificus isolate PPM17 chromosome 1, ASM2315922v1, whole genome shotgun sequence genome, AAGGGCAAAGTAAGggcagtggcggcggcggcggctccgggtTCAGGTCCCAGCTTTCCTTCCCCGAAGGCCGAGCCCTAGCTCTCGGGCGCGCTTCCGCGTGGAGGGCCGCCCGGGCGTTCCGCCCTCCGCGGtcggccccgctccgccgcgCCGGGCCGGGCCATGGGCGCGCTGCGCACCGGCGTGGCGCTGgcgctgggcgcggggctgggcgcggcCGCCGAGCgctggcggcggggccgggcggacGCGCGGGCGGAGCCGGGGCTGCTGGGCCGGCTGCCCGTGCTGCCcgtggcggcggcggccgagccgcccgccctccccggggggcccgggagccgcGGCGCCGCCGAGCTCGCCAAGTACGGGCTGCCCGGGTTGGCGCAGCTCAAGAGCCGCGAGTCGTACGCGCTGTGCTACGACCCGCGCACCCGCGGCGCGCTCTGGGTGATCGAGCAGCTGCGGCCCGAGCGGCTCCGCGGCGACGGCGACCGCCGCCAGTGCGACTTCCGCGAGGACGACTCCGTGCACGCCTACCACCGCGCCACCAACGCCGACTACCGCGGCAGCGGCTTCGACCGCGGCCacctcgccgccgccgccaacCACCGCTGGAGCCAGAAGGCCATGGACGACACCTTCTACCTGAGCAACGTCGCGCCGCAGGTGGGTAGCCCCCGGCGCGCACCGAACCGGGAGGCGCCCCTCGGCCGGCCGGGCCAGGacacgcgccccccgcccccccggggtaCTGGGAGGAGCCGGGGGTTCCAGGCGCCACGGAGTCGCGAGCGCACCCACGATCTAATTGCGTGTTGTGAATGGGGTCAATGCCTTGATTCACCTGTCTCTCCCCGTAGCGATGGCGTAGTGAAGGCCCGGCGCCGCTGCCGGCCCATCGGGAGTTATAATGAGGGAAGAATCGGGCTGGGGAGGCAGCCACTGGCCTGGGGCCACACAGCTGAAGAACCCAAGCAGGAGCCCTAGAGCCCGGCTCCTGCCTTTGTCTATAACGCCCGCAGGCTGGTGCACATTGGTCAGCTATTGGTGTCCATCGCTGCACCCTGGGCATGCTGGCCTGCCTCTAGCCAGGTTCCCGGCAGGGCCTGGCACCTCTGGATGGAGACTGATGGGGGGGGCTTCTGATGTGACCTCTCTTCTCAAGGCTAAGTGAAGCTCTGTGGACTAGAGCGCCTGTGCTCTGAACAGCCGGGGGCTCTGCCAGGAGGGGCTAGTTACAGGGGTAGGTGGCACTCAAGTCAGGTCTGCTCAGACTGCATCATGGTCATGGCCTTCAGGTCTCCCCAGACGCTTGCCCACCCCCCAGGACTTGGGGCAGCTGGGGTGTCAAGGGGAGGGGTCCCAGGCACCGTCCCTCTGAGCACACTTCCCCCACCAGGTGCCTCACCTCAACCAGAATGCCTGGAATAACCTGGAGAAGTACAGCCGCAGCCTGGCCCGCACCTACCAAAATGTCTATGTCTGCACAGGGCCACTCTTCCTGCCCAGGTGAGGCTTGAACCAGGCAGGCGGGGCCTCCCACACAGCCCACCAACTCAGTCCTAGGCCCTGCTCCTCTCCAGACGCCACTCCTCTGGCATCACAACAAGTGTTGTCAGGCTCCCGTTTTGATGGGTATTGGGGTTTGGAGGCAGGGTTTTGAGGTTGCTCCACTGATGTTCTTCTACCTgttgtgccatgcctccagtcttgcCTTTTACTTGCTAATTGGAGGTGGAGCCTCAAGACTTTAAGTGGCTTCAAAATccaatcctgggctgggaatgtggcttagtgagagggcttgtctagcatgcatgaagccctggattcaattcctagtaccacatacacagaaaaggccagacgtggtggtgtggctcaagtggtagagctctagccttgagcagtggggctcagggacaaagcccagactcttgagttcaagtcccaagattggggaaaaaaatccaatccTCTAGGTCTTAACCTcctttagctaggattatatgttttgttttgtttttcagttctagggcttgaactcagggcctggacactgtcccttagcctctttgtgctcaaggctagcactgtactagttgagccacagcaccgcttccggtttttgagtggttaattggaaataagaatctcaaggggacttttcagccctggctggcttggaatcctgatcctcggatctcaagtCTCCGAGTAGCTAAGACAATAACAGGCATGCGCTTACTGTGCATGGCTCGGGTTTCCCCTTGTGACCTCCGTGAAGAAGATATCTTAGGGTGTGTAGCCCCTCTCTGCCCTGGTACACGAAGCCTTGAACCTGCCACCTAACCCGGTGCTGTCCACTGATGGGTGCCTGATGGCCCAGGCTCTTGCTCCCCAACCTGCCATGTGGAGCGCCTTCCCTAATCTGAGCAGGGCAGGCGAGGGACTGAGGTCCTGTCGGCATCAGTGATTCTTCTCGTCTGCAGAGGCCTGGGCCCCGTGAGGCAGCTTGGAAACCAGGACTTAGTGCCCACTCCCTGAGAGCCGTGGGCACATGACCCCGTGTGCTCCGTCAAAGGGGGAGAAGGCCAGGCCCCTCAGTTACTGGAGGCCCAAAGCCGAGTGTTGGCTGCCACTCAGCAGGGCGCGTGGCCAGGGCTTAGCACCCGCAGGCCAAGGTGGCGGCTGGGATGCTATCTGCCCCGCTGCTGGGGTAAATGCAATGGAGGCAAATGCCGAGGGGACCAGAAGGCGCTTGCCGGGCACCTGCCACGGGTCAGGCCGGAACCCGGCTGTCACAGCCCTTGCCTACCTGGCGCTCGCTCCCCCACCACGTGCACGGGTGGGTGTGAAAATGGAGAGACCCAACTCTTCCAGCAGCGTTTATTGTCTCCCACCCCGCCTGACCCAGGAGAACAGGTCAGGAAGGAGGACGCTGCAGGGCCTCCGCCCTCGAGGGAGCAGCCTCTAGGCTTCCTGGGTCCAACCCGAACCCCTGGCCATGTGTGCCTGTCTGCTCACAGGACGGAGGCCGACGGGAAGTCGTATGTGAAGTACCAGGTGATCGGCAAGAACCATGTGGCGGTGCCCACGCACTTCTTCAAGGTGCTGATCCTGGAGGCAGCGGGCGGGCAAATCGAGCTGCGCTCCTACGTGATGCCCAACGCCCCTGTGGACGAGACACTCCCGCTGGAGCGCTTCCTGGTGCCCATCGAGAGCATCGAGCGCGCCTCCGGGCTGCTGTTTGTGCCCAACATCCTGGCCAGAGCGGGGAGCGTCAAGGCCATCACCGCGGGCAGCAAGTGAGGGCGGCGGCTGAGAGACTGGCGCGGCGGGGCAGGGCGCCATTAAAGCTGGCCATTTGTGGAGACGAGCCTCAGCTGTGTGTCCCGGGGACTGGGGCATCCTGCCGGCATGGCTGGGTCGGGGTCCCGGCTGGACACAGCCTTCAGGAGGAGGGCCGGGCACCTGCCTGCGTGAGGCCGGGGTGCAGGGCGGCCAGGGAGATGAGGATGGCTTCCTGGAAGAGCGGCACGCGCTGCGCTGGGCCCGGGAGGCCGCCCTCCCGCCGCCCGGCCCTCACCGCCCTCCCGCCGCCCAGCCCCCGCCCGCCTCCGTAGCCCGAGGTCAGGGCCACGCTTATGCAGGTGAAAGGCCGGCCCTGCCGCTGTCCTCCGTCCGGTGGCGATGCCAGTGCTGGTCCCCACGGAGGCCGGGCGGGCAAGATGGGCAGGAGCCCCCGTCCCGGGCGTGGCCTCCAGGACAGGCAGATGGGGCTGTCACTGTGCGCTCGCCACCTCTGAGGCAGGCAGGAGCCGTGGACACGGGAGTGGCGGGGACAGAGCCCTGCGGGCCGTGGGCGCGCACGCCTGGGGCTCTCTGCTGCCTCAGGGCACCTTAGGCTGTGAGGGAGAGCAGCCATGTCCCACGTGAGGTGGGCAGGAGCCCGGCACTGAGGAACTGGGCTTGCTGAGCGGCCAGGTCACCTGGGTCCCTGAGCCTGGGAGCACAGGACCCTAGCCCAGGCCTTGGGGGCCCCCACTGTGTCCGTCCCCGCTGCGCGCATGCTGGTGGGGGGAGGCCCGGGCTCACCTCAGTGCGGATGGTGCGGCTGCCCTGGCCGGGACACGTGTTGAGGTACAGGTCAAAGAGGACGCTGGGATCCGCCACTTCCAGGTTGGGGTCGGCATCGGCTCCCGTTTCTAGTCCGTGCAGGCCCCCGAACACCACCAGTGCATGCCTGGCCCGGGAGAAGCAGCCCCTGGAGCGGCAGCGCCCCACGCGCGGGATGGGGCCAGCCCGGCACTTCCTCCCCGGCCCCCGGGCCAGGCGGCGCCTACCTGAAGCCGGGCAGCGGGGCGGAGGCCACATCGGAGCCCCGTTCCGACGTCCCGATGGTCAGGTCGTAGCCATCCTGGAAGGGCGACTCGGCAAACACGGCACCTGGGAGGGGGGAGCAGCTCCGTGGCGCCCTGCTCTGGCTATGGTACCCCGCATTCCCACAGGGTGGGGTGGAGCCCCAGCCCCCACtgttcttgggaggctgagggccGGGCCTAGTGGGGTAACGAGGGTAGGAAGATGCTGCAGGGAATGTGGAACCGCCTTTGACATGGCTGCCTTCGCACCCCAGCCCCAGACACTCGAGTCACCCATCATACTCCTCGTCAGATACCCCAACAGCACCCCAGGCAGCCCATTCAGAgggactgaggcccagagaaccAACAACCTGCCCAGGGTAGGACAAGGGGTAGGACGAGGGCCCTGGGCTGACTCCTGGGTCCAGCAAGGCACCCCGCTGCCTCCCAGACAGaggtacagacagacagacacttgcggggggggcggggaggctgtcCTTACTGAGGCAGGAGGCCAGCCGGACTGTGTAGCCCCAATAGAGACCAGCTTTGGTGCGGGGGTCCTGCGAAGACACAACTGTTCCCCGGTAGGTCTTGCAGTCTGGAGGGAGAACAGACTGTAGATGAGGCGAAGGGAcagagaggtgggaggaggaggatctGAACCCTGGTTCTGGCTAGGATACCAGAGAGGCCGGGGAAGCTTCCACATACCTGGGAGCTGCTTGTGGTCCAGTCGCACAGTTACGCGAAGCCCAGGCTCCAGGTTCTTATCAATCTTCACCTCCTGgggagaagccagaagtgggtgctgctGTCAGAACTGCGGGGCTCTGCAGGACTGGCCAGAGGCCCAAGGGCTCTGGGGCAACCTAGCAACCCCTctgccactggggcctggcccgCTCGCAGGGGCCATTCATGCACAACCAGGCACTGGTGcgaggcctgtaatccttgcctcagcctcaggagactgagagctgaggatcccaactcgaagccagcccaggcaagaaagtccacaagactcttagctccaattaaccagcaaaagagctaGATGTGGAGCTGGGGCCCGATTGTATTCTGAGCACTCTTCCAGACCCTTCCAACGTAGGGTCTCACTGTGCTGAGGCCAGCGTAGGCTGGGACCCTGCTTGTCCACCCCCATGACTCTGGGGTGCACAATGGGCCCGGCCGTTACGCTTGCTCTGTAGCTGGGATGCTAGAGGCAGGCCTCTATCCCTGGACACCGCTTGAATGCAGTCTCACAATGTCTTTTTGCCTCTGCTGGCCGCCAAGcacaatccttccaatctctgccttccaagttactaggatgacaggcgctaCCCACCAGCGCCTCGGTGAGGGGGTCTCACATGTTTGT contains:
- the Endog gene encoding endonuclease G, mitochondrial: MGALRTGVALALGAGLGAAAERWRRGRADARAEPGLLGRLPVLPVAAAAEPPALPGGPGSRGAAELAKYGLPGLAQLKSRESYALCYDPRTRGALWVIEQLRPERLRGDGDRRQCDFREDDSVHAYHRATNADYRGSGFDRGHLAAAANHRWSQKAMDDTFYLSNVAPQVPHLNQNAWNNLEKYSRSLARTYQNVYVCTGPLFLPRTEADGKSYVKYQVIGKNHVAVPTHFFKVLILEAAGGQIELRSYVMPNAPVDETLPLERFLVPIESIERASGLLFVPNILARAGSVKAITAGSK